The following proteins come from a genomic window of Aptenodytes patagonicus chromosome 21, bAptPat1.pri.cur, whole genome shotgun sequence:
- the DLGAP3 gene encoding disks large-associated protein 3 isoform X1 — protein sequence MKGYHGERSQVQPSSGHRCQCIPEDCEHPANYVQQGPEGRLPYLLSPSEPCSLEHPYCPVRSPGAASECPGGPLSEPPSTSASSTFPRMHHVQQPYDSCDECMATAHPASKINRLPPTLLDQFEKQLPLHHDGFHTLQYPRAGGAEPRSESPSRIRHLVHSVQKLFAKSHSLEAPAKRDYNGTKMDGRGDGYHHHHHHHHHHHHHQSRHGKRSKSKDRKVDSRHRSKMMGWWSSDDNLDSDSSYMVSGRHATDQGSQYCVDAPESAFRDLTLKSLKGGGEGKCLACAGMSMSLDGQTLKRSAWHTMTVSQAREAYPSASGTEKTLMLQEAKAKDRAYQYLQVPQDEWSGYPAVGKDGEIPCRRMRSGSYIKAMGDEDSADSDASAKVLPRAATRRDSYRRSSSADQARTKFASRHYSDSYICNCPSCCTPPRMLPRGQGYGRSFTTGQINDELNHQFEAVCESVFGEVESQAVEALDLPGCFRMRSHSYLRAIQAGCSQDDDCLSLFSMSAPAGPPITSSILKPSTSFSYRKAPPPIPPGTKAKPLISVTAQSSTESTHESYLPSEVTRSPAWSKDATARCNSAESLESSKVTAVALDLPPVQPRAAPKPSTLIIKAIPGREELRSLARQRKWRPSIGVQVEAISDSDTESRSQREFHSIGVQVEEDKRRARFKRSNSVTAGVQADLELEGFTGLAVATEDKALQFGRPFQRHSSEPESGRQYAVYKTVHTQGQWAYREDYQLQYDTVEVPRRDAWMERGSRSLPDSGRASPCHRDGEWFIKLLQAEVEKMEGWCQQMEREAEDYDLPEEILEKIRSAVGSAQLLMSQKVQQFYRLCQQNMDPNAFPVPTFQDLAGFWDLLQLSIEDVSMKFAELQQLKANGWKIVEPKEEKKVPPPIPKKPPRSKVHPVKERSLDSVDRQRQEARKRLLAAKRAASFRQSSATESADSIEIYIPEAQTRL from the exons ATGAAGGGCTACCATGGGGAGCGTAGCCAGGTACAGCCCTCCTCCGGCCACCGCTGCCAGTGCATCCCAGAGGACTGCGAGCATCCCGCCAACTACGTCCAGCAAGGCCCCGAGGGCCGGCTGCCGTACCTCCTCAGCCCCAGCGAGCCGTGTTCCCTGGAGCATCCCTACTgcccagtgcggagccccggcGCGGCCAGCGAGTGCCCGGGCGGGCCCCTGAGCGAGCCGCCCTCCACCAGCGCCAGCAGCACCTTCCCGAGGATGCACCACGTGCAGCAGCCCTACGACTCCTGCGACGAATGCATGGCGACCGCCCACCCTGCCAGCAAGATCAACCGCCTGCCCCCTACGCTGCTGGACCAGTTCGAGAAGCAGCTGCCGCTGCACCACGACGGCTTCCACACTCTGCAGTACCCACGGGCCGGCGGCGCCGAGCCCCGCAGCGAGAGCCCCAGCCGCATCCGCCACCTCGTCCACTCTGTCCAGAAGCTCTTCGCCAAGTCCCACTCCCTGGAGGCGCCGGCCAAGCGGGACTACAACGGCACCAAGATGGACGGCCGCGGGGACggctaccaccaccaccaccaccaccaccaccaccaccaccaccaccagtccCGCCACGGCAAGCGCAGCAAGAGCAAGGACCGCAAGGTGGACTCCCGGCACCGATCCAAGATGATGGGCTGGTGGAGCTCCGACGACAACCTGGACAGCGACAGCAGCTACATGGTGTCTGGCCGGCATGCCACCGACCAGGGCAGCCAGTACTGTGTGGACGCTCCCGAAAGTGCCTTCAGAGACTTGACCTTGAAGAGTCTAAAGGGCGGTGGGGAAGGAAAATGCCTGGCCTGTGCCGGCATGTCCATGTCTCTGGACGGACAGACGCTCAAGAGGAGTGCCTGGCACACCATGACCGTCAGCCAGGCGCGCGAAGCCTACCCCAGCGCCAGCGGCACCGAGAAGACCTTGATGCTTCAGGAAGCAAAGGCCAAAGACCGAGCATACCAGTACCTGCAG GTGCCACAGGATGAGTGGAGCGGGTACCCCGCGGTGGGCAAGGATGGGGAGATCCCCTGCCGGCGGATGCGCAGCGGCAGCTACATCAAGGCCATGGGCGATGAGGACAGCGCCGACTCGGATGCCAGCGCCAAAGTATTGCCCAGGGCAGCCACGCGGCGAGACAGCTACCGCCGCTCCTCCAGCGCTGACCAGGCCAGGACCAA GTTTGCAAGTAGGCACTATTCTGATTCATATATCTGTAACTGTCCCAGCTGCTGCACGCCACCACGAATGCTCCCGCGGGGACAGGGCTATGGGCGTTCCTTCACCACCGGCCAG ATCAACGACGAGCTCAACCACCAGTTCGAGGCCGTCTGTGAGTCGGTTTTCGGCGAGGTGGAGTCGCAGGCCGTGGAGGCACTGGACCTGCCCGGCTGCTTCCGCATGCGGAGCCACAGCTACCTGCGGGCCATCCAGGCGGGCTGCTCCCAGGATGACGACTGCCTCTCGCTCTTCTCCATGTCAGCTCCCGCCGGGCCGCCCATCACCAGCAGCATCCTGAAGCCCAGCACCT CCTTCAGTTACAGAAAAGCTCCACCTCCCATCCCTCCAGGAACCAAAGCCAAACCCCTCATCTCCGTCACGGCGCAGAGCAGCACCGAGTCCACCCATGAGAGCTACCTGCCCAGCGAGGTCACCCGCAGCCCCGCCTGGTCCAAAGACGCCACGGCCCGTTGCAACTCGGCCGAGAGCCTGGAGAGCTCCAAGGTGACGGCCGTGGCCCTCGACCTGCCTCCGGTCCAGCCCCGCGCCGCTCCCAAGCCCTCCACGCTCATCATCAAGGCCATCCCCGGCCGGGAGGAGCTGAGGAGCTTGGCTCGGCAGCGGAAGTGGCGCCCCTCCATCGGCGTCCAG GTCGAGGCCATCTCTGACTCGGACACGGAGAGCCGGAGCCAGAGGGAGTTCCACTCCATAGGGGTGCAGGTGGAGGAGGACAAAAG GCGAGCACGCTTCAAGCGCTCCAACAGCGTGACGGCGGGTGTacaggcagacctggagctggaGGGCTTCACCGGCCTGGCCGTGGCCACCGAGGACAAAGCCCTGCAGTTTGGGCGCCCCTTCCAGCGGCACTCCTCGGAGCCTGAGTCCGGCCGGCAGTACGCGGTGTACAAGACGGTGCACACGCAGGGGCAGTGGGCATACCGGGAGGACTACCAGCTGCAGTATGACACGGTGGAGGTACCCCGGCGGGATGCCTGGATGGAGCGGGGCTCCCGCAGCCTCCCCGACTCCGGCCGTGCCTCCCCCTGCCACCGTGATGGGGAATGGTTCATCaaactgctgcaggcagaggtggagaagatggagggcTGGTGCCAGCAGATGGAGAGGGAGGCCGAGGACTATGACCTGCCGGAGGAGA TCCTGGAGAAGATCCGGAGCGCTGTGGGCAGTGCCCAGCTCCTCATGTCCCAGAAGGTGCAGCAGTTTTACCGCCTCTGCCAGCAGAACATG GATCCCAACGCGTTCCCTGTGCCCACCTTCCAAGACCTGGCCGGCTTCTGGgacctcctgcagctctccatcGAGGACGTCAGCATGAAGTTTGCGGAGCTCCAGCAGCTCAAGGCCAACGGGTGGAAGATCGTGGAGCCCAAG gaggagaagaaggtgcCTCCCCCGATACCAAAGAAGCCGCCGCGCTCCAAGGTGCACCCGGTGAAGGAGCGCTCCCTGGACTCGGTGGACCGGCAGCGGCAGGAGGCCCGCAAGCGGCTCCTGGCAGCCAAGCGAGCTGCCTCCTTCCGCCAGAGCTCGGCCACCGAGAGCGCGGACAGCATCGAGATCTACATCCCCGAGGCGCAGACCCGGCTGTGA
- the DLGAP3 gene encoding disks large-associated protein 3 isoform X2 gives MKGYHGERSQVQPSSGHRCQCIPEDCEHPANYVQQGPEGRLPYLLSPSEPCSLEHPYCPVRSPGAASECPGGPLSEPPSTSASSTFPRMHHVQQPYDSCDECMATAHPASKINRLPPTLLDQFEKQLPLHHDGFHTLQYPRAGGAEPRSESPSRIRHLVHSVQKLFAKSHSLEAPAKRDYNGTKMDGRGDGYHHHHHHHHHHHHHQSRHGKRSKSKDRKVDSRHRSKMMGWWSSDDNLDSDSSYMVSGRHATDQGSQYCVDAPESAFRDLTLKSLKGGGEGKCLACAGMSMSLDGQTLKRSAWHTMTVSQAREAYPSASGTEKTLMLQEAKAKDRAYQYLQVPQDEWSGYPAVGKDGEIPCRRMRSGSYIKAMGDEDSADSDASAKVLPRAATRRDSYRRSSSADQARTNCCTPPRMLPRGQGYGRSFTTGQINDELNHQFEAVCESVFGEVESQAVEALDLPGCFRMRSHSYLRAIQAGCSQDDDCLSLFSMSAPAGPPITSSILKPSTSFSYRKAPPPIPPGTKAKPLISVTAQSSTESTHESYLPSEVTRSPAWSKDATARCNSAESLESSKVTAVALDLPPVQPRAAPKPSTLIIKAIPGREELRSLARQRKWRPSIGVQVEAISDSDTESRSQREFHSIGVQVEEDKRRARFKRSNSVTAGVQADLELEGFTGLAVATEDKALQFGRPFQRHSSEPESGRQYAVYKTVHTQGQWAYREDYQLQYDTVEVPRRDAWMERGSRSLPDSGRASPCHRDGEWFIKLLQAEVEKMEGWCQQMEREAEDYDLPEEILEKIRSAVGSAQLLMSQKVQQFYRLCQQNMDPNAFPVPTFQDLAGFWDLLQLSIEDVSMKFAELQQLKANGWKIVEPKEEKKVPPPIPKKPPRSKVHPVKERSLDSVDRQRQEARKRLLAAKRAASFRQSSATESADSIEIYIPEAQTRL, from the exons ATGAAGGGCTACCATGGGGAGCGTAGCCAGGTACAGCCCTCCTCCGGCCACCGCTGCCAGTGCATCCCAGAGGACTGCGAGCATCCCGCCAACTACGTCCAGCAAGGCCCCGAGGGCCGGCTGCCGTACCTCCTCAGCCCCAGCGAGCCGTGTTCCCTGGAGCATCCCTACTgcccagtgcggagccccggcGCGGCCAGCGAGTGCCCGGGCGGGCCCCTGAGCGAGCCGCCCTCCACCAGCGCCAGCAGCACCTTCCCGAGGATGCACCACGTGCAGCAGCCCTACGACTCCTGCGACGAATGCATGGCGACCGCCCACCCTGCCAGCAAGATCAACCGCCTGCCCCCTACGCTGCTGGACCAGTTCGAGAAGCAGCTGCCGCTGCACCACGACGGCTTCCACACTCTGCAGTACCCACGGGCCGGCGGCGCCGAGCCCCGCAGCGAGAGCCCCAGCCGCATCCGCCACCTCGTCCACTCTGTCCAGAAGCTCTTCGCCAAGTCCCACTCCCTGGAGGCGCCGGCCAAGCGGGACTACAACGGCACCAAGATGGACGGCCGCGGGGACggctaccaccaccaccaccaccaccaccaccaccaccaccaccaccagtccCGCCACGGCAAGCGCAGCAAGAGCAAGGACCGCAAGGTGGACTCCCGGCACCGATCCAAGATGATGGGCTGGTGGAGCTCCGACGACAACCTGGACAGCGACAGCAGCTACATGGTGTCTGGCCGGCATGCCACCGACCAGGGCAGCCAGTACTGTGTGGACGCTCCCGAAAGTGCCTTCAGAGACTTGACCTTGAAGAGTCTAAAGGGCGGTGGGGAAGGAAAATGCCTGGCCTGTGCCGGCATGTCCATGTCTCTGGACGGACAGACGCTCAAGAGGAGTGCCTGGCACACCATGACCGTCAGCCAGGCGCGCGAAGCCTACCCCAGCGCCAGCGGCACCGAGAAGACCTTGATGCTTCAGGAAGCAAAGGCCAAAGACCGAGCATACCAGTACCTGCAG GTGCCACAGGATGAGTGGAGCGGGTACCCCGCGGTGGGCAAGGATGGGGAGATCCCCTGCCGGCGGATGCGCAGCGGCAGCTACATCAAGGCCATGGGCGATGAGGACAGCGCCGACTCGGATGCCAGCGCCAAAGTATTGCCCAGGGCAGCCACGCGGCGAGACAGCTACCGCCGCTCCTCCAGCGCTGACCAGGCCAGGACCAA CTGCTGCACGCCACCACGAATGCTCCCGCGGGGACAGGGCTATGGGCGTTCCTTCACCACCGGCCAG ATCAACGACGAGCTCAACCACCAGTTCGAGGCCGTCTGTGAGTCGGTTTTCGGCGAGGTGGAGTCGCAGGCCGTGGAGGCACTGGACCTGCCCGGCTGCTTCCGCATGCGGAGCCACAGCTACCTGCGGGCCATCCAGGCGGGCTGCTCCCAGGATGACGACTGCCTCTCGCTCTTCTCCATGTCAGCTCCCGCCGGGCCGCCCATCACCAGCAGCATCCTGAAGCCCAGCACCT CCTTCAGTTACAGAAAAGCTCCACCTCCCATCCCTCCAGGAACCAAAGCCAAACCCCTCATCTCCGTCACGGCGCAGAGCAGCACCGAGTCCACCCATGAGAGCTACCTGCCCAGCGAGGTCACCCGCAGCCCCGCCTGGTCCAAAGACGCCACGGCCCGTTGCAACTCGGCCGAGAGCCTGGAGAGCTCCAAGGTGACGGCCGTGGCCCTCGACCTGCCTCCGGTCCAGCCCCGCGCCGCTCCCAAGCCCTCCACGCTCATCATCAAGGCCATCCCCGGCCGGGAGGAGCTGAGGAGCTTGGCTCGGCAGCGGAAGTGGCGCCCCTCCATCGGCGTCCAG GTCGAGGCCATCTCTGACTCGGACACGGAGAGCCGGAGCCAGAGGGAGTTCCACTCCATAGGGGTGCAGGTGGAGGAGGACAAAAG GCGAGCACGCTTCAAGCGCTCCAACAGCGTGACGGCGGGTGTacaggcagacctggagctggaGGGCTTCACCGGCCTGGCCGTGGCCACCGAGGACAAAGCCCTGCAGTTTGGGCGCCCCTTCCAGCGGCACTCCTCGGAGCCTGAGTCCGGCCGGCAGTACGCGGTGTACAAGACGGTGCACACGCAGGGGCAGTGGGCATACCGGGAGGACTACCAGCTGCAGTATGACACGGTGGAGGTACCCCGGCGGGATGCCTGGATGGAGCGGGGCTCCCGCAGCCTCCCCGACTCCGGCCGTGCCTCCCCCTGCCACCGTGATGGGGAATGGTTCATCaaactgctgcaggcagaggtggagaagatggagggcTGGTGCCAGCAGATGGAGAGGGAGGCCGAGGACTATGACCTGCCGGAGGAGA TCCTGGAGAAGATCCGGAGCGCTGTGGGCAGTGCCCAGCTCCTCATGTCCCAGAAGGTGCAGCAGTTTTACCGCCTCTGCCAGCAGAACATG GATCCCAACGCGTTCCCTGTGCCCACCTTCCAAGACCTGGCCGGCTTCTGGgacctcctgcagctctccatcGAGGACGTCAGCATGAAGTTTGCGGAGCTCCAGCAGCTCAAGGCCAACGGGTGGAAGATCGTGGAGCCCAAG gaggagaagaaggtgcCTCCCCCGATACCAAAGAAGCCGCCGCGCTCCAAGGTGCACCCGGTGAAGGAGCGCTCCCTGGACTCGGTGGACCGGCAGCGGCAGGAGGCCCGCAAGCGGCTCCTGGCAGCCAAGCGAGCTGCCTCCTTCCGCCAGAGCTCGGCCACCGAGAGCGCGGACAGCATCGAGATCTACATCCCCGAGGCGCAGACCCGGCTGTGA
- the SMIM12 gene encoding small integral membrane protein 12: MWSVLWAAVRSKAPYVTFPVAFVVGLVGYHLEWFLRGDPPPAAEEEKSISEQREDRKLQEIAGKDLTKVVSLKDKLEFAPRAVLNRNRPEKS, encoded by the coding sequence ATGTGGTCCGTGCTCTGGGCGGCCGTGCGCTCCAAGGCCCCGTACGTCACCTTCCCGGTGGCCTTCgtggtggggctggtgggctACCACCTGGAGTGGTTCCTCCGCGGCGACCCCCCGCCCGCGGCCGAGGAGGAGAAGAGCATCTCGGAGCAGCGGGAGGACCGCAAGCTGCAGGAGATCGCGGGCAAGGACCTGACCAAGGTGGTGAGCCTGAAGGACAAGCTCGAGTTCGCCCCTCGGGCCGTGCTGAACAGGAACCGCCCGGAAAAGAGTTAA
- the GJA4 gene encoding gap junction alpha-4 protein produces the protein MGDWGFLEKLLDQVQEHSTVIGKIWLTVLFIFRILILGLAGESVWGDEQSDFVCNTKQPGCTNVCYDKAFPISHIRYWVLQFLFVSTPTLIYLGHVVYLSRKEEKLKQQESELRAIHSKDPKIEQALAAVEKKMSKIYMTEDGRLKIRGALMWTYIISVICKSIFEAGFLIGQWYLYGFSMVPRYVCKRDPCPHQVDCFISRPTEKSIFIIFMLVMGLISLILNLLELFHLCCKNLLSNVKKVSVPAVPSRDTFADDMVSGPYPPKHYPFLPMADSHTPPYQAYNKLSSEQNWANFHNEENLALGSGSRPLSDPYAPRAAEAAAPEEKLCSRPGSSASKKQYV, from the coding sequence atgggcgactggggtttcctggaGAAACTGTTGGACCAAGTCCAGGAGCACTCAACTGTGATCGGGAAGATCTGGCTCACCGTGCTCTTCATCTTCCGCATCCTCATCCTGGGCTTGGCCGGGGAGTCCGTGTGGGGGGACGAGCAGTCAGATTTCGTGTGCAACACCAAGCAGCCAGGCTGCACCAACGTCTGCTATGATAAAGCCTTCCCCATCTCCCATATCCGCTACTGGGTGCTCCAGTTCCTCTTTGTCAGCACCCCAACCCTGATTTACCTCGGCCACGTTGTCTATCTCTCCCGGAAGGAGGAGAAACTGAAGCAACAGGAGAGCGAGCTTCGGGCTATCCACAGCAAGGACCCGAAGATCGAGCAGGCCCTGGCAGCCGTGGAGAAGAAGATGTCTAAGATCTATATGACGGAGGATGGGCGGCTCAAGATTCGAGGGGCGCTGATGTGGACGTACATCATCAGTGTGATCTGCAAGAGCATCTTTGAGGCTGGCTTCCTCATTGGCCAGTGGTACCTGTACGGCTTCTCCATGGTGCCCCGCTACGTGTGCAAGAGGGACCCCTGCCCCCATCAGGTGGACTGCTTCATCTCCCGCCCCACTGAGAAGAgcatcttcatcatcttcatgctGGTGATGGGCCTGATCTCCTTAATCCTGAACCTCCTGGAGCTTTTCCACCTCTGCTGCAAGAACCTGCTTAGCAATGTCAAGAAGGTGTCTGTGCCGGCCGTCCCGAGCCGGGACACCTTTGCTGATGACATGGTCTCGGGTCCCTACCCACCCAAGCACTACCCTTTCCTGCCCATGGCCGACAGCCACACACCGCCCTACCAGGCCTACAACAAGCTCTCCAGCGAGCAGAACTGGGCCAACTTCCACAACGAGGAGAACCTGGCACTGGGCAGTGGCAGCAGGCCCCTGTCGGACCCCTACGCCCCCAGGGCTGCTGAAGCCGCCGCCCCGGAGGAGAAGCTGTGCAGCCGTCCTGGGAGCTCAGCCTCCAAGAAGCAGTATGTCTAG